In Desulfosporosinus sp. Sb-LF, one DNA window encodes the following:
- the rbsD gene encoding D-ribose pyranase — protein MKKIGILNSDISRVISELGHMDTIVIADAGLPIPSHVKRIDLALKEGVPSFIETVGTVFQEMCVEKAYVAQEMGSASASKKEELIAVLPDVKIEGITHEELKALTHQAKAVIRTGEFTAYANVVLVAGVIF, from the coding sequence ATGAAGAAAATTGGCATTTTGAACAGTGATATTTCCCGCGTGATTAGCGAGCTTGGGCATATGGACACTATCGTGATAGCAGATGCAGGTTTACCGATCCCGTCTCATGTTAAAAGAATTGATTTGGCTTTGAAAGAAGGAGTCCCGTCGTTCATTGAGACGGTTGGAACAGTTTTTCAGGAAATGTGTGTGGAAAAGGCTTATGTGGCTCAAGAAATGGGATCGGCAAGTGCTAGCAAAAAGGAAGAACTGATCGCAGTTCTACCCGATGTTAAGATCGAGGGCATTACGCATGAAGAGTTGAAAGCCTTAACTCACCAGGCCAAGGCTGTGATCCGCACAGGCGAGTTCACTGCCTATGCCAATGTCGTACTTGTGGCTGGCGTAATCTTCTAG